DNA sequence from the Cucurbita pepo subsp. pepo cultivar mu-cu-16 chromosome LG06, ASM280686v2, whole genome shotgun sequence genome:
CATCTTCAAAAGTGCTTGGTAGTGGAAATGACAGTGGCTTAAATGGAATGGATACAGAGGAGATTTCAGTGTGCAGTCAAGATCCATCAGTTGCTGATAGCTTTATGAGTGATTCAGCATGTGCAACTCTGCACAAGAGAAAGGAATTTCATTTAGTTGAGGATTTGGAGTTGGGAAAGGAGCAAAGTATCAGCCCAGTATCCAGTTCTGAACCCTATTACCCTCCTATGGAAGCAATTACTTGTCCCATTGCTGAGTTTGGTCAAGAAGTCGGTCACTCTTTATCACCTTCAGAGAAAAATGCCTCTGATTGTAGAACATCTTCAAATAGACAGCACCAATGTGATTTGAATGAGTTTCCTAACATCTCTTCGTTACAATTGGGTATAGAAGCATCGCAATTTAAAGCAATTGGCACTAGGATGGGTGAAAGTCATGGAGCTTCCAGTTCTGCTCAAACTTCTTCAATGATAAAAGGAGCTGCGGCCTCTGCCCAAGCAGAGTGCATGTTTATATCTGATGATGAGTGTTGCAGGGTCCTATTCTCAGATGCAAAAAGTGACAGATGCGATCTGACTAGTAATCTTAAAGAAGGCTCTTCTGTATCAGAAATGTGTGATTACAAAGTTCCAGTTCACTCTTTTAGCACTccaaaagttgaaaataaccATGCCTTAGCTTCACAAATACATAATCCTCCTTCAGGAACTGATGTGCAGGAAAAAAATTCCGTGCACCAGTCCGGCATGCCGATTCCATCCACGGTTTCTGTCAACAATGACATGATTTTATTAGGTGGTACTGGACCCAACCAACTATTTGTAGGAGCCCTAGAGCACGGATATGTAACTAGCCAACAGAATGCGTTTGCCTATAATGGTGGAACATCCAAGTCTTCCTATTTCGAGGTTGCAGATAACCCAGAAATGCAAGAACAGCCTGGTGGAGCAGAAGACCTGCCAAAACCAATGTGTATAAATCCATTTGCTACAGCAGCAGATGTCACCGGTACTTGTTCTCGTTCGGATGAAAGAGCAAAACAAAATGGCGAACATCAAGACTCCGGTGCTCTTTGTTACGAGCCTCCTCGTTTTACTAGTTTAGATGTTCCGTTTTTCAGCTGTGATCTCATACAATCTGGAAGTGAAATGCAGGAGTACAGCCCACTTGGTATACGCCAGTTGATGATGACTTCTCTAAATTCTGTTACTCCATTCAGATTATGGGATTCACCATCTCGTGATACTAGTCCAGATGCTGTACTGAAAAGTGCTGCCAAAACTTTTACCAGTACTCCATCCATTTTGAAGAAACGCCACCGTGATTTAATGTCTCCTCTCTCTGAAAGAAGAATTGACAAAAAGCTGGAAACCAATGTCACATCTAGTTTGACAGAAAACTTTTCACGTTTGGATGTTGTGTTCAATGATGTGGCTGATAAAGCTTCTATACTGTCTCCATCTAACCTAAAAAGGAGTATCGAAGATTCTGCtgaagataaagaaaatgtttaTTGTACCTTTGAAGtgagagaagagaagacaGATGACGGTAATGAATCTCGAAACGCAACGCTGTCGGAGaataattttccaaaaagTTCTTCCCAAGACTATACGAAACAAGAGACTGCTGATACCGAGATGATATGCGTTCAATCCGCAGCTGAAATTGTGAGTCGTTTTTCAGCTATCTTTTTATTGCTAAACTATCTTGAGTGTATTGAACGAAGAATCGAGTTTACTGGTGTCCGACATTCAATGCCTGAGCTCATCCTACGATTAATCTGATAATTTTACTATTGGCAGGTACCTCCTGGAATCCTGGCTGAACGTGATGCGAATGACTTGTTTCTTCACACTGTTGATAAAAAAACTCTCAGTTCAAGTACAGGAATTAAGAAACATTACAGTCCAAGCAGACTAGCAGACGATGTTTCAAAGGTGTCTTCTGGGAATTCTCATGGGCTACCTTGCAGCAGCCCGCCTACCATCTGCGGGAGTTATCCTGATGGACCGACGCACGAACTCCCCGTCACATCATCGTCTTTTCATGAGAAGATGGATTCTAATCGGCCACAGATTACGGTCAAGGGAATTGCTTCGTTGTAAGATTCATTAGTCTTTACACATTTAAATTATGGAGTTCCCAGTCTTTATGTTCTGTGCTTTTCTATGTCCTAGACCTGAAACTGGTGAAACTCCATTTAAGAGAAGTATTGAATCCCCTTCAGCATGGATGTCGCCTTGgttcttcaa
Encoded proteins:
- the LOC111796878 gene encoding transcription factor MYB3R-1-like, which encodes MEGDKTISTPSDKPEIRDQRIRALHGRTSGPTRRSTKGQWTPEEDEILRQAVDHFKGKNWKKIAGCFKDRTDVQCLHRWQKVLNPELVKGPWSKEEDEIIIELVNKYGPKKWSTFATHLPGRIGKQCRERWHNHLNPNINKEAWTQEEELALIRAHQIYGNRWAELTKFLPGRTDNAIKNHWNSSVKKKLDSYVASGLLAQFQDPIPAGQPNQLPVSSSKVLGSGNDSGLNGMDTEEISVCSQDPSVADSFMSDSACATLHKRKEFHLVEDLELGKEQSISPVSSSEPYYPPMEAITCPIAEFGQEVGHSLSPSEKNASDCRTSSNRQHQCDLNEFPNISSLQLGIEASQFKAIGTRMGESHGASSSAQTSSMIKGAAASAQAECMFISDDECCRVLFSDAKSDRCDLTSNLKEGSSVSEMCDYKVPVHSFSTPKVENNHALASQIHNPPSGTDVQEKNSVHQSGMPIPSTVSVNNDMILLGGTGPNQLFVGALEHGYVTSQQNAFAYNGGTSKSSYFEVADNPEMQEQPGGAEDLPKPMCINPFATAADVTGTCSRSDERAKQNGEHQDSGALCYEPPRFTSLDVPFFSCDLIQSGSEMQEYSPLGIRQLMMTSLNSVTPFRLWDSPSRDTSPDAVLKSAAKTFTSTPSILKKRHRDLMSPLSERRIDKKLETNVTSSLTENFSRLDVVFNDVADKASILSPSNLKRSIEDSAEDKENVYCTFEVREEKTDDGNESRNATLSENNFPKSSSQDYTKQETADTEMICVQSAAEIVPPGILAERDANDLFLHTVDKKTLSSSTGIKKHYSPSRLADDVSKVSSGNSHGLPCSSPPTICGSYPDGPTHELPVTSSSFHEKMDSNRPQITVKGIASLPETGETPFKRSIESPSAWMSPWFFNSFLPGPRIDTEISIEDMGYFSSPKGRSFDAIGLMKQVSERTAAACANAHEVLGNETPETLLKGTSMKHLHCDETLLAECRVLDFSECGSPGKAETECVKTTAATSR